The Candidatus Saccharibacteria bacterium genomic interval AGGGGAGAAGATGCGCTGCTTACTATTAAGGAACTCATCCAAGCCGAAGATAACCAAGGCAAAATTGTGGCTGTTGGTGAATGTGGCCTCGATTACTATCGAAATTTGTCTGGCCAGGCTGAGCAGCAGAGAGCTTTAGAATTTCAGCTTGAACTGGCGGCACAAGAGGGGCTACCGGTGGTTTTTCATATACGAGACGGGTGGGAAGATTTTTGGACAATCTTAAAAAATTACCCCAAAATCCAGGGCGTAATTCATAGTTTTACGGGCGGTCCAAAAGAGGTCGAAAAAGGGCTTGAAGCTGGTTTATATTTTGGGCTCAACGGCATCATGACCTTTACCAGAGATGCCAACCAGCTTAAGGCGGCTGAATTGATTCCAGATGATAAAATTCTACTTGAGACCGATTGCCCATATCTGGCTCCCGTGCCATATCGTGGCAAGCGCAACGAACCTGCTTATGTTTTGGAAACTACTAAGTTCCTGGCCGACTTGCGTGGCCAAGAAGTCGAGGAACTAGCCAGCATCTCCACGAGCAATGTCGATAAACTTTTTAATCTAGCAAAATAAGCGCTTTTCTGGTATAGTAATATGCCTATGAAGCGTGTTTATTTAGATTACGCTGCCGCCACACCACTAGATAATGAGGTCGGAAAAGTTATGGTTAAAACCGCCAGAAGCTTTGCCAATCCTTCGGCTAGCTACTCGAGTGCGCGTACAGCCAAAGAGATTCTACGCTTAGCTCGAAAGTCTGTTGCCATGTTTTTGGGTGCCAACTCGACTGAGATTATATTTATCAGCGGTGCTACTGAAGCCAACAACCTGGCTATCTTAGGTTATGCCCGTGCCCACAAAGCTCCAAAAGCACGTATAATTAGTATCGCTACCGAGCACGCTTCGGTTTATGAACCTCTCTTACAGCTTGAGCGCGAAGGCTTTGAGGTCGTATGGTGCCCAGTCGACGAATCTGGGCAGGTTAAGCAAGCTGAACTCAAAAAGCTTATAAACAGCAAAACAATTTTAATCACAATTTCAGCAGTAAACAGCGAATTCGGTACGGTCCAGCCAATTGCGGAGATCTGCCGGCTAGCCAAACAGGCCAATAAGAACGTTGTTATTCACACCGATGCCTCGGCTGCTACCAACTTAAATTTACAGGTTAATAGGCTGGGAGTGGACTTGCTAACCCTGAGCGGCGCCAAGGTCTATGGCCCTAAAAGTGCCGGTGTATTGTATGTACGCCGTGGTACCAAACTCGAACCCACCGCTTTCGGCGGCGCTCAGCAACGGGGATTACGGCCGGGTAGCGAGGACGTGGTTGCTGCTGCAGGCATGGCCAAGGCCTTGGAGCTTGCAAGCCAACATCGTAAAGTCGACAATCTAAAATTTCAAGCACTCTATCTTAAGCTAATCAGTTTTGTGCAAAAAAATTATCCAAAGGCTATAATTAACGGCCACAAAAAGTCTAGGGTGTTTTGGTGTGTGAGCATTTGTTTTGCCGGCATCAACGGCGAAGATTTGGTGGCAAGTCTGGATGCTGCAGGGCTTGAAGTGGCCACTGGTGCGGCCTGCGAGGCTAGCAACGACCGGCCCAGCCGCGCACTAATGACACTTGGCCTAAATAGCGGGCAAGCTCAAGGGTCACTCAGAGTTAGTTTTGGCCGTAGTACTAGTGGCGATGATGTCGATCGATTTCTGGCAGCTTTGTCGAATTGTTTAAAGCAATTTGGGTATAATTAAGGCAATGAAGAAGCGTACAGTTGCAGCAATTATCTTGGCTGGTCTTATTGGCGGCTTGGTCTTGTTGATTTTCTTTGGCCTAGGCTTTTTTTTGAGCCCTCAAGATAACTTGCAAAAGGCCGATGCTATTGTGGTGATCTCGGGCGGCCGCACAACAGCTAGAGCCCAGAAGGGCATCCAACTATTTAAAGATGGCTACGGCAAAAAGCTAATTCTTTCTGGTGCTGCTCTCGACGATGGCCCCAGCAACGCCCTGGCTATGCGCGATCAGGCTTTGAGTGCTGGCATAGCCGACCAAGACATATTGATAGATGAAGCTGCTCAAGACACCTATCAAAACGCAATCGATAGCAAACATATCTTAGACCAACTCGATGCCCGCAGTTTAATATTGGTAACCAGCCCCTACCATCAACGCCGGGCCGATATGACATTTAGGGCAGTGCTTGGGCCAGCCTACAAGGTAATTGGGGTTTCTGCCTTCGACGATCGCTGGAGCAAGGCGGCTTGGTGGAAGTCGGGCTTTGCTTTTGATATTTCTTTGAGTGAGTTACAAAAGCTAGTGTTTATTTACCTAACCGGCAGTTACCAATGATACCTGGCGTCCTCCAACATTCGAAAATACATCTAGCTACTTTCTCCGGCATTAAAGCAAACAGGAAGCTAAGTAAGCTTAAGTGCTCCAAATTTGAGGACTGTTTGAATCCCGGTCTTGACCGAGATGAGTTGCGCAGAACTGGAAGCGAAAGCTCATTAGT includes:
- a CDS encoding TatD family hydrolase, yielding MSLVDTHAHIHFDEFSHDLGEVFGNCRKAKVNQIICVGVNDVDSQKALDFVSNAEVKRQAASIGLYATAGLHPHEASRGEDALLTIKELIQAEDNQGKIVAVGECGLDYYRNLSGQAEQQRALEFQLELAAQEGLPVVFHIRDGWEDFWTILKNYPKIQGVIHSFTGGPKEVEKGLEAGLYFGLNGIMTFTRDANQLKAAELIPDDKILLETDCPYLAPVPYRGKRNEPAYVLETTKFLADLRGQEVEELASISTSNVDKLFNLAK
- a CDS encoding cysteine desulfurase, with product MKRVYLDYAAATPLDNEVGKVMVKTARSFANPSASYSSARTAKEILRLARKSVAMFLGANSTEIIFISGATEANNLAILGYARAHKAPKARIISIATEHASVYEPLLQLEREGFEVVWCPVDESGQVKQAELKKLINSKTILITISAVNSEFGTVQPIAEICRLAKQANKNVVIHTDASAATNLNLQVNRLGVDLLTLSGAKVYGPKSAGVLYVRRGTKLEPTAFGGAQQRGLRPGSEDVVAAAGMAKALELASQHRKVDNLKFQALYLKLISFVQKNYPKAIINGHKKSRVFWCVSICFAGINGEDLVASLDAAGLEVATGAACEASNDRPSRALMTLGLNSGQAQGSLRVSFGRSTSGDDVDRFLAALSNCLKQFGYN
- a CDS encoding YdcF family protein, which translates into the protein MKKRTVAAIILAGLIGGLVLLIFFGLGFFLSPQDNLQKADAIVVISGGRTTARAQKGIQLFKDGYGKKLILSGAALDDGPSNALAMRDQALSAGIADQDILIDEAAQDTYQNAIDSKHILDQLDARSLILVTSPYHQRRADMTFRAVLGPAYKVIGVSAFDDRWSKAAWWKSGFAFDISLSELQKLVFIYLTGSYQ